One part of the Salinivirga cyanobacteriivorans genome encodes these proteins:
- a CDS encoding TonB-dependent receptor — protein sequence MKALFTILALMLTSWLVAQQTTIEGVVKDATSGDPLIGANIVFADNPGKGTAADLNGKFTLKVEPGNYKLNVSYVGYKSKTIPVRVGNETVTLEITLKSQMLDEVEVVADVAIDRKTPVAFINIKESKITEELAGRDLPMLLNTTPGVYATQQGGGEGDAEIKMRGFDGRFVGVLLDGIPVNDMENGTVYWSNWFGLSAVTRTMQTQRGLGSSKLAIPSVGGTINILTKGIDNKLSFNAKQRLDQYGKSTTTAGFNSGEIGNGWSFTVAGSYKTGESWVDAMTTDAYFYFAKVNKRIKNHTLSFTTYGAPQQHIQRSDKLRIQMFDLDYALENGVDTSVSTAVVDKGIGYNRNWGYLRRTRNNPNAEAKKFYMNRNDYFKPMFYLKDFWNVSDKINVYNIAYMSIGRGGGISGIREQDGSGYTMNYDPETGQADIQSRYDANTDTSGFAGPPIFPEYSETLYRSRYAVAKQRNDHMWYGYLGNINYKPLEPLAIDFGVDLRAYEGSHYGEVDDLLGGDYYIDESDQRINYDENPKAAMKGEGDKILYYSTSFAKWGGSYFQAEYSTPIFSALINVTGSLVNYKKEDYFADTASNDKNFYGYTIKGGFNYNITDRINTFVNGGYYDKVQMLSYIYEGYTVEYNDQVDNEKIKSVELGFQYKSKIFSARLNGYYTRWENTVRRISAYKQEGPNSGQWYNNYAGLDAEHMGIELDFTLKPIENLEIKGWMSLGDWTWDKEYDDLTLFNYDPFTGTAYEYDISFDISDIYVGGAAQTQFGGQVRYEPIDGLYGSLTGTYFDRYYADFEPETATDDDGNPRQPWQAPSHILFDFHAGYSFDLPWYEKIKLNVGLNVLNLFDERYITAAQNNAEVLGGGNPGENFDAASAAVFFGPPRRFMVNLGIRF from the coding sequence ATGAAAGCATTATTCACAATTCTTGCTCTAATGCTCACCAGTTGGCTGGTAGCACAGCAAACCACAATAGAAGGAGTGGTAAAAGATGCAACAAGTGGCGATCCCCTCATCGGCGCCAACATCGTATTTGCAGACAACCCCGGAAAAGGAACAGCTGCAGACTTGAATGGTAAATTTACTCTAAAGGTTGAACCGGGAAACTACAAATTAAATGTTTCTTACGTAGGCTATAAAAGCAAAACCATACCAGTTAGAGTTGGTAATGAAACGGTTACACTTGAAATAACACTAAAAAGCCAAATGCTGGATGAAGTTGAGGTTGTGGCCGATGTAGCCATTGACCGTAAAACTCCTGTAGCATTTATCAATATAAAAGAAAGTAAAATTACAGAAGAGCTGGCCGGACGAGACCTGCCTATGCTTCTGAACACCACACCCGGAGTTTACGCAACACAGCAAGGTGGTGGTGAAGGCGATGCAGAAATTAAAATGCGTGGTTTCGACGGCCGTTTCGTAGGTGTTCTGCTTGATGGTATACCCGTAAACGACATGGAAAATGGTACAGTATACTGGAGCAACTGGTTTGGTCTAAGTGCTGTAACCCGCACAATGCAAACACAAAGAGGATTGGGTTCTTCAAAATTGGCCATTCCTTCCGTTGGTGGTACCATCAATATATTAACCAAAGGTATTGATAACAAACTTTCATTTAATGCCAAACAAAGGCTCGACCAGTATGGAAAATCAACCACAACAGCCGGTTTCAATTCAGGTGAAATAGGCAATGGTTGGTCTTTTACTGTCGCAGGATCATACAAAACAGGAGAAAGCTGGGTTGATGCCATGACCACAGATGCCTATTTCTATTTTGCAAAAGTCAACAAACGAATTAAAAACCACACATTGAGCTTTACCACTTATGGGGCACCGCAACAGCACATACAACGTAGCGACAAACTCCGTATTCAAATGTTTGATTTAGACTATGCATTGGAAAACGGAGTTGACACATCAGTTTCTACAGCCGTTGTGGATAAAGGTATTGGTTATAACCGTAACTGGGGATACCTGCGTAGAACACGCAACAACCCAAATGCCGAAGCGAAAAAGTTCTATATGAACCGCAATGACTATTTTAAACCCATGTTCTATTTGAAAGACTTCTGGAATGTGTCGGACAAAATAAATGTATACAACATTGCCTATATGTCAATTGGCCGTGGCGGTGGCATTTCTGGTATTAGAGAGCAAGATGGGTCTGGATATACCATGAATTATGATCCGGAAACCGGACAGGCAGACATACAAAGTCGCTATGATGCAAATACAGACACATCGGGTTTTGCAGGTCCTCCAATTTTTCCGGAATATTCAGAAACACTTTATCGCTCAAGATATGCTGTAGCCAAACAAAGAAACGATCATATGTGGTATGGCTACCTTGGAAACATCAATTATAAACCCCTTGAGCCTTTGGCCATTGATTTCGGAGTTGACCTCAGAGCCTACGAAGGCTCACACTACGGGGAAGTAGATGATTTACTTGGTGGAGATTACTACATAGATGAAAGTGATCAGCGGATAAACTATGACGAGAACCCAAAAGCGGCCATGAAAGGTGAAGGAGATAAAATTTTATACTATTCCACCAGCTTTGCCAAGTGGGGTGGATCCTATTTCCAGGCAGAATACTCAACTCCAATTTTTTCTGCATTAATTAATGTAACCGGATCACTGGTTAACTATAAAAAAGAAGATTATTTTGCCGACACCGCAAGTAACGACAAAAACTTTTATGGTTATACCATCAAAGGTGGTTTTAACTACAATATCACAGACAGAATAAACACCTTTGTAAATGGAGGATACTATGACAAAGTACAGATGCTATCTTACATATACGAAGGTTACACTGTTGAATATAACGATCAGGTTGACAATGAAAAAATTAAATCGGTTGAACTAGGGTTTCAGTATAAATCTAAAATCTTCTCTGCCCGCCTGAATGGTTACTATACCAGATGGGAAAATACTGTTCGCCGAATTAGTGCCTACAAACAAGAAGGACCTAATTCAGGGCAATGGTATAACAATTATGCCGGTTTAGATGCTGAGCATATGGGTATTGAATTGGATTTCACCCTTAAACCTATAGAAAATTTAGAAATTAAAGGGTGGATGTCTCTTGGTGACTGGACCTGGGATAAAGAATATGACGACCTCACGCTATTTAATTATGACCCCTTTACAGGTACAGCTTATGAATATGACATTTCATTTGACATAAGTGACATTTATGTTGGTGGGGCAGCACAAACACAATTTGGAGGTCAGGTTCGCTATGAACCCATTGATGGACTTTACGGATCATTAACAGGAACATACTTTGATCGGTACTATGCTGATTTTGAACCCGAAACAGCTACTGACGATGATGGTAATCCGCGTCAGCCATGGCAAGCCCCGTCACATATTCTCTTCGATTTTCATGCCGGCTACAGTTTCGATTTACCATGGTATGAAAAAATCAAGCTTAACGTTGGCCTTAATGTACTAAACTTATTTGATGAGCGCTACATTACGGCAGCACAGAACAATGCTGAAGTACTTGGTGGAGGAAACCCAGGTGAAAATTTTGATGCAGCTTCGGCAGCTGTATTTTTTGGACCTCCGCGCAGGTTCATGGTTAACCTTGGAATTCGCTTCTAA
- a CDS encoding endonuclease yields MKNILLIVVLFMTMQLTAQPTGYYNGTEGKTGTELKDALNDIISGHMEWAYFYASDIFLQSDADPETPGNVITVYKGSSVDGTNYGTGGDYLNREHVWAKSHGQFDTELPTGGDAHNLKPSDGSVNVARSNKDFDNCQATGTQHDEATGCYYTSVAWEPRDEVKGDIARIIFYMATRYEGENGEVDLEVNDQVENSPQPLHGRLSALLQWNEQDPPDAFERNRNNAIFGYQQNRNPFIDNPEWVNMIWDGAAANSISIADVSQSQEMIFTGDAVNIAATITGTGTIGATLYWGTDIESMTNTVTMNASGDEYTAQIPAQASETDIYYTIEATDDNGSYQSVPYTYHVEANFTGTIQTIAEVQGEQATTPLEGQEVTVTGVVTANFGEGFFIQDGSGPWSGIYVYDVMNPQIGDSVILTGTVTEYYDLTEIVEVTDYYLISRANELPATETIQISDLDEAYESVVIKIAGAECTNTDLGYGMWEINDGTGSMAVHNTQIHEIEPSLGTIYDISGPLKWDFGEWKIELRGAFDTQSGDHTAPSVNEVTVNSATSLKITFSEIPEESSALNLANYSVNNGISVTDASIGYPLTNVILTIDELTEGDYEITISGVEDGSGNVMETQTVAFSFGTGLESFENHSFRIYPNPTDNGKVTLDGIKNVTQIQITDAAGRLVKSRTNTKGNNSITINNLNDGIYFITLTTDTQKQFVSKLIVR; encoded by the coding sequence ATGAAAAATATCTTACTCATAGTTGTATTGTTCATGACAATGCAATTGACAGCACAACCCACAGGCTATTACAATGGCACCGAGGGTAAAACAGGCACAGAACTTAAAGATGCACTAAACGATATCATCTCCGGCCATATGGAATGGGCCTATTTTTACGCTTCCGACATATTTTTACAGTCAGATGCTGACCCTGAAACACCCGGAAATGTAATAACTGTGTATAAAGGTTCATCTGTCGACGGTACCAACTATGGCACAGGCGGCGATTACCTGAACCGCGAGCATGTGTGGGCCAAATCGCATGGTCAGTTCGACACAGAATTGCCAACTGGTGGCGATGCGCATAACCTTAAACCTTCTGATGGATCAGTAAATGTGGCCAGAAGTAACAAAGATTTTGACAATTGCCAGGCTACCGGCACTCAACACGACGAAGCTACAGGCTGCTATTACACCAGCGTAGCATGGGAACCCCGCGACGAGGTAAAAGGCGATATTGCTCGTATTATTTTTTACATGGCCACGCGTTACGAAGGTGAAAATGGTGAAGTTGACCTTGAAGTAAACGACCAGGTAGAAAACTCGCCCCAACCACTACACGGAAGACTCTCGGCACTTTTGCAGTGGAACGAGCAGGATCCGCCCGATGCTTTTGAGCGCAACCGCAACAATGCCATTTTTGGGTACCAGCAAAACCGTAACCCCTTTATCGACAACCCGGAATGGGTTAACATGATTTGGGATGGCGCTGCAGCCAACAGCATTAGCATTGCCGACGTATCTCAGTCGCAGGAAATGATATTTACAGGTGACGCTGTAAATATTGCAGCAACCATTACCGGAACAGGAACAATTGGCGCAACCCTGTATTGGGGAACCGACATTGAATCCATGACCAATACCGTGACGATGAACGCTTCAGGAGATGAATATACCGCACAAATACCTGCACAGGCAAGCGAAACAGACATTTATTACACCATTGAAGCAACCGACGATAACGGATCTTATCAATCTGTACCATACACCTACCACGTAGAAGCCAATTTTACAGGCACAATTCAAACAATAGCCGAAGTTCAGGGCGAACAGGCCACAACTCCCCTCGAAGGTCAGGAAGTGACCGTTACAGGTGTTGTTACTGCCAATTTTGGTGAGGGATTCTTTATCCAGGATGGTAGTGGCCCATGGAGTGGTATTTATGTGTATGATGTAATGAACCCACAAATTGGCGACAGTGTAATTCTTACCGGGACTGTCACAGAATATTACGACTTAACTGAAATTGTTGAGGTAACAGATTATTATTTAATTAGTAGAGCAAACGAGCTTCCAGCAACAGAAACAATTCAAATAAGTGACCTCGATGAAGCATATGAAAGCGTAGTTATAAAAATAGCAGGTGCCGAGTGTACAAATACTGATCTTGGCTATGGCATGTGGGAAATCAATGATGGAACAGGCAGCATGGCCGTCCACAATACACAAATTCACGAAATTGAACCTTCGTTGGGTACAATTTATGATATTTCAGGTCCGCTGAAATGGGATTTTGGCGAATGGAAAATAGAGCTGAGAGGTGCCTTTGATACACAAAGCGGTGATCATACAGCTCCAAGTGTAAATGAAGTAACTGTAAACAGCGCTACATCACTGAAAATCACTTTTAGTGAAATACCAGAAGAAAGCAGTGCTTTAAATTTGGCTAATTATAGCGTAAATAACGGCATTTCAGTAACTGATGCTTCAATAGGTTACCCTTTAACAAACGTAATTCTAACCATCGACGAACTTACAGAAGGTGATTATGAAATAACTATCTCCGGTGTGGAAGATGGCTCGGGCAACGTTATGGAGACACAAACTGTTGCTTTTAGTTTTGGCACAGGCCTTGAAAGTTTTGAAAACCATAGCTTTCGTATTTATCCTAACCCTACCGACAATGGCAAGGTAACCCTCGACGGGATTAAAAACGTGACACAAATTCAGATTACAGATGCTGCTGGTCGGTTAGTCAAATCCAGAACAAATACAAAAGGCAACAATTCCATCACAATCAACAATTTAAATGATGGAATCTATTTCATTACATTAACTACAGATACTCAAAAACAATTTGTTTCAAAACTGATAGTACGGTAA
- a CDS encoding TlpA family protein disulfide reductase: protein MKNLLLIVLVFISLKSFAQKEPTVLYIYGKRVMNAETYDDFKRHMRIKLGEDGLQVNFKIYKEVSRNDSVIRHFKYSTKKADPGFHYFEYLKVGKPLPDLALQQLNGKIMHLSDLKGKPIVLNFWHTRCYPCIKEMPQLNVIKEHYANSVHFLAVTDDGPDKVNAFLQAHEFNFTHIVKADDFTDTCGILSVPKFFYIDKHGNFMESGRGVGFIKGEDGKLRMGSDAHIRGAIEDLLKE, encoded by the coding sequence ATGAAAAATTTATTATTAATTGTCCTGGTCTTTATTAGCCTAAAGAGTTTTGCTCAAAAAGAACCAACCGTTTTATACATATACGGAAAAAGAGTTATGAATGCAGAGACCTATGATGATTTTAAACGGCATATGCGAATAAAATTGGGGGAAGATGGGTTACAGGTCAACTTTAAAATATATAAAGAAGTTTCGCGCAATGATTCGGTGATCAGGCATTTTAAATATTCTACAAAAAAGGCCGATCCCGGATTCCATTATTTCGAGTATTTGAAGGTAGGGAAGCCTTTGCCAGATTTAGCACTTCAGCAGCTAAATGGTAAAATAATGCATTTGTCTGATCTTAAAGGCAAGCCCATTGTGCTCAATTTTTGGCATACCCGCTGCTACCCCTGCATCAAAGAAATGCCCCAACTCAATGTAATAAAAGAACATTACGCTAATAGCGTACATTTTTTAGCCGTAACCGATGATGGCCCTGATAAGGTAAATGCGTTTTTACAAGCGCATGAATTTAACTTTACGCACATTGTAAAAGCAGATGATTTCACAGACACTTGTGGGATATTGTCTGTCCCCAAATTTTTCTATATCGACAAACATGGAAATTTTATGGAATCTGGCCGCGGTGTGGGTTTTATAAAAGGCGAAGATGGTAAGTTGCGTATGGGAAGTGATGCACATATTCGCGGTGCAATTGAGGATTTGTTGAAGGAGTAG
- a CDS encoding endonuclease/exonuclease/phosphatase family protein, which translates to MIRFTLLLILSAFITVAYPQKKEVSVAFYNLENLFDTVDSPKPGDFGWTPGGGKAWDTERYERKMNHLAYAIEKLDGDPKQAGPDILGFCEVENRAVVEDLIQTAPIDEANYAIVHYDSPDHRGIDVGLLYRKDHFELIDSKTYTLTFPGEDYHTRDQLLVVGKLRGEKVHVIVNHWPSRRGGQEKSNYRRVAAAELTKSIIDSVQKVETEANIIVMGDFNDDPDNESVADVLQSTSDKSKVRDNGFYNPLAKLLSKDRGTLCYRDDWFLFDQILLTKSLLDKEGLKYKKSNIYDDESIRVQGGKYDGHPLRTHAGTLYLKGYSDHFPVYVILE; encoded by the coding sequence ATGATACGATTTACTTTATTGCTGATTTTATCTGCTTTTATAACAGTTGCCTACCCGCAAAAAAAGGAGGTTTCTGTAGCATTTTATAATCTCGAAAATTTATTCGATACCGTTGATTCTCCAAAACCAGGCGATTTTGGCTGGACACCCGGAGGAGGTAAGGCCTGGGATACAGAAAGATATGAGCGTAAAATGAATCACCTGGCTTATGCCATTGAGAAGCTCGACGGCGACCCAAAACAGGCTGGACCCGATATTTTGGGCTTTTGTGAAGTGGAAAACAGAGCTGTTGTGGAGGATTTAATACAAACTGCACCAATTGATGAGGCCAATTATGCAATTGTGCATTATGATTCTCCCGATCACCGCGGAATAGATGTAGGTTTGCTATATCGGAAGGACCACTTTGAGCTCATCGACAGTAAAACTTATACTTTAACATTTCCCGGAGAAGATTACCACACAAGAGACCAATTACTTGTGGTTGGTAAATTACGTGGCGAAAAAGTGCATGTGATCGTAAATCACTGGCCCTCGCGCCGCGGTGGGCAGGAGAAAAGCAACTACCGAAGGGTAGCAGCAGCAGAACTCACCAAATCAATTATTGACTCGGTTCAAAAGGTCGAGACAGAAGCCAATATTATTGTAATGGGCGATTTTAACGATGATCCCGACAATGAAAGCGTTGCTGATGTTTTACAGTCCACATCTGATAAAAGTAAAGTGCGTGACAATGGTTTTTATAACCCATTAGCGAAGCTTTTATCAAAAGACCGGGGAACCTTATGTTATCGTGACGACTGGTTTTTGTTTGACCAGATTTTATTAACTAAATCGTTACTTGATAAAGAGGGGTTAAAGTATAAAAAGTCAAATATTTATGATGATGAAAGCATACGTGTACAAGGTGGTAAATACGACGGTCATCCGTTGCGTACACACGCCGGAACACTTTATTTAAAAGGCTATTCAGACCATTTCCCCGTGTATGTGATTTTGGAATAG
- the polA gene encoding DNA polymerase I, translating into MAKPKLFLLDAYALIYRSYFAFIKNPRVNSKGMNTSAAFGFMNVLTELLNKENPDHVAVVFDVSAPTFRHEMYKEYKANREEMPEELRSNIPYIRELIKAMNIPIIEQKGYEADDVIGTLAKKLEPNGVEVFMMTPDKDYGQLVSDGIKMYKPKRFGQGIDILGINEINEKYGLERPEQLIDVMALWGDSSDNIPGAPGIGEKTAKKLIGQYGSVEELYAHIDELKGKQKEKLIENKDQVMLSKKLVTINTEVPIEQDYSDLERKEINEEALEKIFNELEFRNLKKRLMPDRAAQNDTQGSLFDMSETKVETDDFENIQTVETDYKLIISKKETEEFAELLSQQTAFCFDTETTSAEPLKANLVGMSFSWKKGSAYYVSIKGNELKENEIVNLFKPILEDDSKNIIAQNAKYDMLVMRQFDISLGNNLFDTMIAHYLIQPELPHNIDSIAERYLNYKKVTTESLIGKKGKGQMSMGQLNPEKVKDYACEDADITWQLKPLLEKQLKDFKLDRLFNEVEMPLIHVLADMEYYGVTIDSNALKNIAAQLRNELIALEQKIHEYAGMEFNIASPKQLGEVLFEKLKITDKPKRTKTKQYATGEDVLEKLADKHEIVPAILEFRGLSKLLNTYVEALPKLVNDKTGRIHTSYNQAVTSTGRLSSTNPNLQNIPIRDEKGKIIRKAFIPRDDEHVLLAADYSQIELRIMAHLSQDEAMLEAFKNDEDIHLSTAAKLFKLKPEDVTREQRGQAKGVNFGIIYGISAFGLSQNTGMSNKDAKQLIDNYFETYPNVKAFMDKSIATAREKGYAETLMGRKRFLPDINSNNRTVRSAAERNAINAPIQGSSADMIKVAMVRINRALKEKQLKSRMIMQVHDEVIVDTHKNEVDEVKSIVLEAMENAISLKVKMKVDLNTGNDWLEAH; encoded by the coding sequence ATGGCTAAACCAAAACTTTTCTTACTCGATGCTTATGCTTTGATTTACAGATCATATTTTGCATTTATAAAAAACCCAAGAGTGAACAGTAAAGGAATGAACACTTCTGCTGCTTTTGGATTTATGAATGTGCTCACAGAACTACTTAATAAAGAAAACCCCGACCATGTGGCTGTGGTTTTTGATGTGAGTGCGCCTACCTTCAGGCACGAAATGTATAAGGAGTATAAAGCCAACCGGGAAGAGATGCCCGAGGAATTACGCAGTAATATACCCTACATCCGCGAACTAATTAAGGCGATGAACATCCCTATTATTGAGCAAAAAGGATATGAAGCCGACGATGTAATTGGAACCCTGGCCAAAAAGCTTGAGCCAAATGGCGTAGAGGTTTTTATGATGACGCCCGACAAGGACTATGGCCAGTTGGTTAGTGATGGCATAAAAATGTATAAACCGAAACGCTTTGGACAGGGCATCGATATACTGGGCATAAATGAAATTAATGAAAAATATGGTTTAGAGCGACCGGAACAACTTATCGATGTTATGGCACTATGGGGCGACTCTTCAGATAATATTCCCGGCGCACCGGGAATTGGGGAAAAAACAGCCAAAAAGCTTATCGGACAGTACGGTTCTGTTGAAGAGTTGTATGCACATATTGATGAACTCAAAGGCAAACAAAAAGAGAAGCTCATAGAAAATAAAGATCAGGTCATGCTTTCTAAAAAGCTTGTTACAATTAATACCGAAGTTCCTATTGAACAGGATTATAGTGACCTGGAGCGTAAAGAGATCAATGAAGAGGCGCTGGAAAAAATTTTCAATGAACTGGAATTTAGAAATCTCAAGAAACGTTTAATGCCAGATCGTGCCGCGCAAAACGATACTCAGGGCTCGCTTTTCGATATGTCTGAAACCAAAGTGGAGACCGATGATTTTGAAAATATTCAGACCGTTGAAACCGACTATAAACTGATTATCTCTAAAAAGGAGACCGAAGAGTTTGCCGAACTGCTTAGCCAACAAACTGCTTTTTGCTTCGATACAGAAACAACCTCAGCCGAACCGTTGAAAGCAAATCTTGTTGGTATGTCGTTTTCATGGAAAAAAGGCAGTGCTTACTATGTTAGCATAAAAGGTAATGAGCTTAAAGAAAATGAAATAGTCAATCTGTTTAAACCTATACTTGAAGATGATTCAAAAAATATAATTGCCCAAAATGCCAAATATGATATGTTGGTTATGCGGCAGTTTGATATTTCCCTGGGAAACAATTTGTTCGACACCATGATTGCCCATTATCTCATACAACCTGAATTACCACATAATATTGATTCAATCGCAGAAAGGTATCTTAACTATAAAAAGGTTACCACCGAATCATTAATCGGCAAAAAAGGTAAGGGACAAATGAGTATGGGGCAGCTTAATCCTGAAAAGGTAAAGGACTATGCCTGTGAAGATGCTGATATTACCTGGCAACTTAAACCTTTACTTGAAAAGCAACTCAAAGACTTTAAACTCGACAGACTTTTTAATGAGGTTGAAATGCCTCTGATTCATGTGCTGGCCGACATGGAATATTATGGCGTTACAATAGACAGTAATGCTTTGAAAAATATTGCAGCGCAATTGCGTAACGAACTGATAGCGCTTGAACAAAAAATACATGAATATGCCGGCATGGAGTTTAATATTGCCTCACCCAAACAACTTGGAGAGGTGCTGTTCGAAAAACTAAAAATTACTGACAAACCTAAGCGTACTAAAACCAAACAGTATGCAACAGGGGAAGATGTGCTTGAAAAACTGGCAGACAAACACGAAATAGTACCGGCCATATTGGAGTTTCGTGGGTTAAGTAAATTGCTCAACACTTATGTGGAAGCCCTGCCTAAACTCGTAAACGATAAAACAGGCCGCATCCACACCTCCTATAACCAGGCTGTGACGAGTACCGGACGTTTGAGTAGTACAAATCCAAACCTGCAAAACATCCCCATTCGCGACGAAAAAGGAAAAATTATTCGTAAAGCTTTTATTCCGCGCGACGATGAGCATGTTTTGCTTGCAGCTGATTACAGTCAAATTGAGCTTAGAATTATGGCACACTTAAGCCAGGATGAAGCCATGCTTGAAGCATTTAAAAACGACGAGGATATTCATTTATCTACGGCTGCAAAGCTATTTAAACTTAAACCTGAAGATGTAACCCGCGAGCAACGGGGCCAGGCAAAAGGCGTGAATTTTGGTATTATTTACGGTATCTCCGCCTTCGGCCTATCGCAAAATACGGGTATGTCGAATAAAGACGCCAAACAGCTTATCGACAATTATTTTGAAACCTACCCGAACGTTAAAGCCTTTATGGACAAATCAATTGCAACAGCTCGTGAAAAAGGTTATGCTGAAACCCTCATGGGTCGGAAACGATTTTTGCCCGATATTAATTCTAACAATCGCACGGTACGGAGTGCTGCGGAGCGCAACGCCATTAACGCTCCCATTCAGGGCTCTTCTGCTGATATGATCAAGGTTGCCATGGTAAGAATTAACCGGGCACTGAAAGAGAAGCAATTAAAAAGTCGCATGATTATGCAGGTGCACGATGAGGTGATTGTTGATACCCATAAAAACGAGGTGGATGAAGTTAAGTCAATTGTTTTGGAAGCAATGGAAAATGCCATTTCACTTAAAGTAAAAATGAAGGTAGATTTGAATACTGGTAATGATTGGCTCGAAGCACATTAA
- a CDS encoding 6-pyruvoyl trahydropterin synthase family protein has translation MSKIRITKEFSFEMAHALRNYDGPCRNIHGHSYKLFVTIIGEPKQDDADPKNGMLMDFGALKKLVNTEIVDKYDHSVVVYKNDERLPEMQKLFENIIIEAKQPTCENLVSDFASTINTRLPDNLSVFSIKLYETATSYAEWYASDNPTE, from the coding sequence ATGTCAAAAATAAGAATCACCAAAGAGTTTAGTTTTGAAATGGCCCATGCATTGCGCAATTACGATGGTCCATGCCGGAATATACACGGACATTCATATAAACTTTTTGTCACCATTATTGGAGAACCCAAACAAGACGATGCCGATCCTAAAAATGGAATGCTTATGGATTTTGGTGCGCTTAAAAAACTGGTAAACACAGAAATTGTGGATAAGTATGATCATTCGGTTGTGGTTTACAAAAACGATGAGCGTTTGCCTGAGATGCAAAAACTATTTGAAAACATCATCATTGAGGCCAAACAACCAACATGTGAAAACCTCGTAAGCGATTTCGCCTCAACCATAAATACACGCTTACCGGATAATTTGTCTGTGTTTAGTATTAAACTATACGAAACCGCCACCAGCTATGCCGAATGGTATGCTTCAGATAATCCTACAGAATAA
- a CDS encoding tRNA threonylcarbamoyladenosine dehydratase, with product MNWNSRTELLLGQENINRLGRANVLVVGLGGVGAMAAEQLARAGVGKMTIADADIIEPSNINRQLPATRSTIEQKKVEVMASRLQDIHPELELNVLDEYLRDQRMVEVLEPSFDYVVDAIDTLAPKVYLIYHTLQNGYPVVSSMGSGGKTDPSMVSIADIAKTHHCQLARMVRKKLYKLGVRKGVRAVYSPEATKKRAVIEEHSTNKASNVGTISYMPAIFGCFCASEVILNLTKKPF from the coding sequence ATGAATTGGAATTCACGTACGGAATTACTTTTAGGACAGGAAAACATTAACCGGTTGGGTCGCGCAAATGTATTGGTTGTTGGATTGGGAGGTGTTGGAGCTATGGCGGCCGAGCAACTTGCCCGAGCCGGGGTAGGTAAAATGACCATTGCTGATGCCGACATTATTGAGCCGAGTAATATCAACAGGCAATTGCCAGCAACACGGTCCACCATTGAGCAAAAAAAGGTTGAGGTGATGGCTTCGCGGTTGCAGGACATTCACCCTGAACTTGAACTTAACGTGTTGGATGAATATTTACGCGACCAACGCATGGTAGAAGTACTGGAACCATCCTTCGATTATGTTGTGGATGCAATTGATACCCTTGCCCCGAAAGTTTATCTTATTTACCATACCCTTCAAAATGGTTATCCCGTAGTGAGCTCAATGGGAAGTGGCGGTAAAACCGACCCCTCCATGGTTTCTATAGCTGATATTGCAAAAACACACCACTGTCAGTTGGCCCGGATGGTGCGTAAAAAACTTTATAAGCTGGGGGTGCGCAAAGGTGTCAGGGCAGTTTATTCGCCCGAAGCCACAAAAAAAAGAGCTGTAATTGAAGAGCATAGTACCAATAAGGCCAGCAATGTGGGCACAATTTCTTATATGCCAGCTATTTTTGGGTGCTTTTGTGCGTCTGAGGTAATTTTAAATTTAACTAAAAAGCCTTTTTGA